The genomic segment TGAAATCATGCCGCAAGTCAGCGTCAGAGCTGGAAAAACAAGAGGCAATCCAGACGGATCAACGAGTCACCTGCCTCCACGAAAGGCCTCCGACAGATTGCGTCCCTCCAGGAACCAGGTATCCGCAGCCGATCGCCGCATCTCGTCAGGATGTCAGTTCTACCCATTCCAGTATTTCTGCCCGGGGTAGCTGGCGGGTAGGCAGGTTGATCTCGATCCGCCGGGCCGCTTCACGCACGAACCCTTCCAGCCGATTGCGTAGCGTCTCGTACTCCGAGGCCTCCAGGGTCTGATCTCCCTCCAGCAAATAGGACTGTCGACATAGCTCCAGCGCTTTTCGAACGGCAGGTCTGCGGGCGAACAGCTCCCCTACCGGATCTCCCAGCTCCTCCAGCAATCGATAAAGGATCTCTGGATCAGGTCGGAGATGGCCGGCTTCGCTATGGTATAGCGCAAAGAAGCCCCGCAACGCTTCGGGCACCTGTTCCAGATCGAGGCCGTTCACCGAGAGTCCATGCGCCTTCTGCAGTTGTACCGTTGCGCAAAGCGTCACGGCGCGATACAACCGTAGCGCCGCCTCATCGTAGCGTCCCTGATGCGCTTGACGCTCGGCATTGAGTAACAGATCTCCCACCCTCTCCCAGCTCGTTGTTTCCTGCTCAGCAAGCCGGCTCAGCAACGGCAACCAGGCTTTCCCTTGCTCGCCGGCCATGCGAAATCCTGTCAACGCCTGTCGGTAGCGACACCGATCCCAGTCTGCCAGCCCTCGCACAATCTGATACAAGCGCAATAGCTGCGTTCGATGTGTATTTCCAAGAGAAAGCGTGTGTAATAGCTCCTGTACGATCGCAGCCGCCGCTACATAGTCGAAGCGATCCAGCACTTCCTGCACCAGCCGCAGTTGCAGACGCAGCAACACGTCGTCGGCCGCCACGCGTGTGGGGACGTCGGTGCCGGCCAGCACCTGGCGCAGGTCCTGCCGCACCCCCACGTTGAGCTGTAGCTCCCATCTCAACAGCATGGCGCCAATTACCAGCGCAGCCGACATGGTCTTGGTACCGCCTGTGTAGTTCGCCACCATACGTGCTTCTGGAAACCGTCGCCGGAGGCGGCGCTGCAGGGCAAAGAGAGCGGCCACGCACTGCGCCAGATCATCTGGATCCTCCCAGACGACTACTTCGTAGCGCGACGCTGCCAGTCCTGCGGCTTTCGGAATCGATTGATCTTTCGCCTCTCCGCCCTCCACCAACACCCGCGATTCAGGCGAGCAGAGAAAGCACACGAACCCGCGATCCGGTGGCAGATGCCGTATGGCATGGATCAGCGGCTCAGGCGAGCCGCCCACGGTCAACAGCAGCACCGTATCGACCTGCGTCGGCTCGGTTGTGTCCAGCTCGGCGGCCTCTCCCCAGAGCGAGTCGCTCAGGTCCTGGATGAACGCGCGGGCCGCTTCCTGCATCGCGTCCAGATCAGGAAATTCAAACACACCTACTTCCTGCACCTCCTGTGGCATTCGTCCCGCATCGATCTCGCGCGCGATCTGCATGAGCTGGTCCTCGTAGAAGACTTCGCCAGGCGCAACCACTGGGAAAACCCCGACCCCCTGCCCTTCAACCTCCCGGGCGATCAGCAACATCGAACGCTGAAAAGGCAATCGGATCAACAGAAACCGCACCTTCATGGATGGTACCCGGTAAATCCACAGGGACAAACGGAAGTTAATCCATCCAGCCTACACAAACCACAAAATTCCGCAGGATCTGTCGATATGGGGTGCCGCACTTTTCCAGACCTTCGGTTCTCCAAGCGTCCGATCTGGATCGATTCCCGGCCGGCTGCT from the Rhodothermus sp. genome contains:
- a CDS encoding TIGR02710 family CRISPR-associated CARF protein, with protein sequence MKVRFLLIRLPFQRSMLLIAREVEGQGVGVFPVVAPGEVFYEDQLMQIAREIDAGRMPQEVQEVGVFEFPDLDAMQEAARAFIQDLSDSLWGEAAELDTTEPTQVDTVLLLTVGGSPEPLIHAIRHLPPDRGFVCFLCSPESRVLVEGGEAKDQSIPKAAGLAASRYEVVVWEDPDDLAQCVAALFALQRRLRRRFPEARMVANYTGGTKTMSAALVIGAMLLRWELQLNVGVRQDLRQVLAGTDVPTRVAADDVLLRLQLRLVQEVLDRFDYVAAAAIVQELLHTLSLGNTHRTQLLRLYQIVRGLADWDRCRYRQALTGFRMAGEQGKAWLPLLSRLAEQETTSWERVGDLLLNAERQAHQGRYDEAALRLYRAVTLCATVQLQKAHGLSVNGLDLEQVPEALRGFFALYHSEAGHLRPDPEILYRLLEELGDPVGELFARRPAVRKALELCRQSYLLEGDQTLEASEYETLRNRLEGFVREAARRIEINLPTRQLPRAEILEWVELTS